Proteins from one Oncorhynchus tshawytscha isolate Ot180627B linkage group LG16, Otsh_v2.0, whole genome shotgun sequence genomic window:
- the LOC121839619 gene encoding uncharacterized protein LOC121839619 isoform X1 codes for MGIHAKQTERQHHLCSFGAVQPHQEHLGWLTTARKRSSLPNPRQLYPGWAPQWTPPCFGQISPQGGAVSQCQCRPHIPRAQLCQMTTTSSASGKRCCLERHTHELKLLLVRVGGWEQVKLVSVDKVVVFYRYTTPDRNNPSYTVLRGDQEGELPGPAACQDGVGFGQR; via the exons ATGGGCATCCACGCCAAGCAGACTGAACGTCAACATCACCTCTGTTCTTTTGG AGCAGTACAGCCTCACCAAGAGCATCTTGGCTGGCTGACGACTGCAAGAAAGAGGAGCAGCCTTCCCAACCCTCGGCAGCTCTATCCTGGATGGGCTCCTCAGTGGACCCCCCCGTGCTTCGgacaga TTTCCCCACAGGGTGGCGCTGTCTCACAGTGTCAGTGCAGGCCCCATATCCCACGTGCACAGCTCTGTCAGATGACAACCACATCGTCAGCCAGTGGCAAGAGGTGCTGCCTGGAGAG ACATACTCACGAGCTGAAGCTGCTCCTGGTGCGGGTGGGGGGCTGGGAGCAAGTGAAACTCGTGTCCGTGGACAAAGTGGTCGTGTTCTATCGCTACACCACCCCCGACCGCAATAACCCTTCTTACACG GTTCTGCGTGGTGATCAAGAAGGAGAACTACCTGGACCAGCAGCATGCCAAGATGGTGTCGGGTTTGGGCAGCGCTAA